In Rhinolophus sinicus isolate RSC01 chromosome X, ASM3656204v1, whole genome shotgun sequence, a single genomic region encodes these proteins:
- the CFP gene encoding properdin, producing MGRSDKGMMGAEETCPMLSPPPCYPLPSQFLLPLVPLLSLTPRTGQLIKPGHLSGGAAGTLLNMPAPAQASWLLLPPLLLLLTLPSTGSDPVLCFTQYEESSGKCKGLLGGAVRVEDCCLNSAYAFQEPGSKLCQACRSPRWSPWSPWNPCSVTCTEGSQLRHRRCIGWGGQCSEKVDPGTLEWQLQACEIQPCCPEIGGWSDWGPWEPCSVTCSKGTQTRRRACDHPTPKCGGHCPGEAQESKACDTQKVCPTHGAWAAWSPWGACSGSCHGGPSAPVEKRSRTCSAPEPSTDPPGKPCPGLAYEQRGCSGLPPCPVAGGWGPWGPVSPCPVTCGLGQTMKRRACDHPVPQHGGPFCVGDATQVHICNTAVPCPVNGEWGPWEEWSTCVRPKMKNISCQPIPGQQTRLRSCKGRKFNGQRCAGEYQDIRHCYNIQQCFLDGSWSQWSTWGLCKPPCGPNPVRTRQRLCTAPFPKFPPTVTAVEGQSEKSVTFWGKPSSVCDMLQGQKVMVEENRPCLHVPACKDPED from the exons ATGGGCAGAAGTGACAAGGGAATGATGGGAGCTGAAGAGACCTGCCCaatgctctcccctcccccctgctACCCTTTGCCCTCCCAGTTCCTCCTGCCCCTGGTTCCTCTTTTATCACTGACTCCCAGAACAGGTCAGCTCATAAAGCCAGGCCACCTCTCTGGTGGGGCTGCAGGGACACTGCTCAATATGCCCGCCCCAGCGCAGGCCTCTTGGTTGCTGTTGCCACCGCTACTGCTGCTGCTCACCCTGCCATCCACAG GCTCAGACCCTGTACTCTGCTTTACCCAGTATGAGGAATCCTCGGGCAAGTGCAAGGGCCTCCTGGGGGGAGCTGTCCGTGTGGAAGACTGCTGTCTGAACAGTGCCTACGCCTTCCAGGAGCCAGGCAGCAAGCTCTGTCAGGCATGCAG GTCCCCACGATGGTCGCCATGGTCCCCATGGAACCCCTGCTCAGTGACCTGCACTGAGGGCTCCCAGCTGCGGCACCGGCGCTGCATAGGCTGGGGTGGGCAGTGCTCTGAGAAGGTGGACCCTGGGACCCTCGAGTGGCAGCTGCAGGCCTGTGAGATCCAGCCATGCTGTCCTG AGATAGGTGGCTGGTCTGACTGGGGGCCCTGGGAGCCTTGCTCTGTCACCTGCTCCAAAGGGACCCAGACCCGTCGTCGAGCATGtgatcaccccacccccaagtgtGGGGGCCACTGTCCAGGAGAAGCACAGGAATCAAAGGCCTGTGACACGCAGAAGGTCTGCCCCA CACATGGGGCCTGGGCTGCTTGGAGCCCCTGGGGCGCCTGCTCGGGCTCCTGCCACGGTGGACCCAGCGCACCTGTGGAGAAACGAAGCCGCACGTGTTCTGCACCTGAACCCTCCACAGATCCTCCTGGGAAGCCATGCCCAGGGCTAGCCTATGAGCAGAGAGGCTGCAGTGGCCTGCCACCCTGCCCAG TGGCGGGGGGCTGGGGGCCGTGGGGCCCTGTGAGCCCCTGTCCTGTGACCTGCGGCCTGGGCCAGACTATGAAGCGACGGGCATGTGATCACCCTGTGCCCCAACATGGGGGTCCCTTCTGTGTCGGTGATGCCACTCAGGTCCACATCTGCAACACGGCCGTGCCCTGCCCTG TGAATGGAGAGTGGGGGCCGTGGGAGGAATGGAGCACCTGTGTCCGCCCAAAGATGAAGAATATCAGCTGCCAGCCGATCCCGGGCCAGCAGACACGCTTAAGGAGCTGCAAAGGCCGCAAGTTTAACGGACAGCGGTGTGCTGGGGAATATCAGGATATCCGGCACTGCTACAACATCCAGCAGTGCTTCT TGGATGGCTCGTGGTCGCAGTGGAGTACCTGGGGGCTGTGCAAACCCCCGTGTGGACCCAACCCCGTCCGTACCCGCCAGCGCCTCTGCACGGCCCCATTCCCCAAGTTCCC GCCCACTGTTACCGCGGTCGAAGGTCAAAGTGAGAAGAGTGTGACCTTCTGGGGGAAACCATCGTCAGTATGCGACATGCTGCAGGGGCAGAAGGTGATGGTGGAAGAGAATCGGCCATGTCTACACGTGCCTGCCTGCAAAGACCCCGAGGATTAG